The nucleotide sequence GCCTGGTACCCGCGGGGTAAACCGGTTGTTCTGGTAGAACTGCAGGTCGGCCCCCACGTTGGTGCGGAAACGCAACCCTTTCACTGGCTCTATTTCAGCAAAAACGTTGGTCAGAACGCGGTTGGTAATCGTTTTGAAGTTGTCACGCGTGGCCTGTACAACCGGGTTGGTTTCCAGGTAGTAGTCGGTTTCGGTGCTGAACTCCGTGTAATTGCCGGTAACGGGGTCGATTACAGGCCGTGTTGGAGGCGCCGTCAAGGCGTAGAACACGGGGCTGGTGTAGTCGTTGTTGGTGTCAAGCTGCCGCGCCTGGGCGTGGGTAAGCGAGATGCTGTTGCCGATCTTGATAAACTTACCAAGCTGTAAGTCACCATTCGCTCGCAACGAGAAACGCTCGAAGTTGGAGCCGATGATGGTACCATCCTGCTGGAAGTAGCCGGCGCTTAATGCGTAGCGTCCTTTCTCGTTGCCACCCGTTGCCGAGAGGTTGTAGCTCTGAATCTTGGCGTTGCGGTAAATAGCATCCTGCCAGTCGGTGCCCTGCCCCAACGACGCTGGGTTGGTGTAGCGTGGGTTCAGGGGCAGCGGGTTGCTGTTGATGCCTTGGGTGTTAGCAGCACTCCGGCTCTCGTTGTTGAGCGTTGCGTACTGCTCGGCATTCAGCAAGTCGAGCTTGCGCCACACGCTCTGGGTGCCCACATAGGCATCGAGGTTGATGGTTGCTTTGCCGGCCTTACCGCGCTTGGTGGTCACGATAACAACCCCATTGGCGGCGCGCACGCCATAAATGGCGGTGGCCGAAGCATCCTTCAGCACGTCAATGCTCTCGATGTCGTTGGGGTTGAGAAAGCTCAAGCCGCCGTTCCGGTCGTCGCTGGAGGGTAGTGGGAAACCGTCCACCACATACAGTGGGTTGTTGTTGCCGGCCGACGTGATACCGCGTACCCGCACCGTAACGCCGCCGCCGCCGCCGGGTGCCCCATTGTTAGAAGTCACTGTAACCCCAGCTGCCCGGCCCTGAATTGCCTGGTTGGCATCGGGTACGGGCTGCGCCGCTATGTCGCGGCCAGATACCGATGCCACGGCACCCGTTACGGTAGCGCGCTCCTGCGTGCCGTAGCCTACTACCACTACTTCACCCAGTGCCTGGGTGTCTTCCACCATGGAAACCGTGAGGCCCGTGGTGGTGCCGGTTAGGGGAAGCTCCACTCGCTTGTACCCAATGTTGCTGAACACCAGGGTGCTACCTTCCGGTGCGGTCAGCGAGAAGTTACCGTTCATGTCGGTGCTGGCGCCTACGGTAGTGCCTTTCACTACTACCGTTACACCAGGTAAGCCTTCTCCGTTGGCCTGCGTTACGCGGCCCGATACAGGTACGTCTGCGATGGTCGGCCCGGCTACCGGCATAGCGAGCGGCAAGCTGGCTCCCACGGCAGGAATAGTTGCAACAGCTGGAAGCCCGCAAGCAGCCAGTAGCATCGCCCGGCCGAGCGAATGCATAGAGGAATTATCGTTCATGAAAGAAATAGTTGGGTGTTAGAAACAGAAGACGCTTTGCCACACATTCGGCCATAGCTTAAAGCAGCAGATTTGCCTGAAGCCGTAGAGGCAGACGGCCCGCGGAGGTATGCAAACTCACCCTACCGAGAAGCCGCAGAGGATCGTTATTTAGAGTTCAAAGCCCGTGTAGTAGTCGAGGGAGAAGTAGCGCCCAGCGCTTTAGAGCCCGCGTAGCGGAAGCGCTTGATTTGGTCGCCGACTCGTAGTGTGAAGTAGCCGTCTTCCAGCACCCGATTGCCTTGAGCATCCGGGTAGCTTAGGTCGCGCTGGGGCTGAATCTCGAACGTCAGCTCCTGACCTTCGCCGGGCTTAAACTCACGCTTTTCGAAGTGCTTCAGCAAGCGGACGGGTCGCGTGATGCGGCCTACTTCGTCGGTCATGAACCAGAGCACTGCCTCTTTGCCCGCTTTGGTACCCGCGTTGGTTACGCGCACAGTGGCTCGGATAGAGCCATTGCCGGTGAGCACCGAGTCGCTGAGTTGGAGGCTAGCGTAGCGGAATGTGGTGTAGCTTAGGCCTTCGCCGTACTCCGTGAGCATAGTGCTCTTGTATTTGGTGCCGCGGTTTTCAAATCCCGCCCCAAAGTCGCTGAGCTCCAAGCTGTTCTCGTTGTTGTCGTGGTGGTAGTTGGAAATGTGCCCGGCAAACTGCGGATAGGTGAAAGGCAACCGGCCGCTAGGGTTCACTTTGCCACTGATGATTTCAGCAATGGCCTGCCCCCCGCCGAAACCCGGCAAACCGCCCCAGATAACGGCCTGCGACCGATCGACCACCGTGCGAATGATATTCGGACGGCCCCCAATCAGTACCAGCACCGTGGGTTTGCCGGCACTTTGGGCCGTTCGTACCAGCTCCTGCTGGTCTTCTGGCAGCGTTAGGTCGCTGGTGTTACCCAAGCCTTCCGCATACGGCCGCTCGCCCAGGGCCAATACAACGGCATCTGCCTTGCGGGCCGCCGCCAGCACATTGCCGAGCTGCGGCTTACCCGTGGCATCCTGATACGGCACGGTTTCCACCTGCGCAGTAGGGTATTGCTGCTTTAGCGCCGTGTAAATGGTTTGCACCTCTTGGGGGTACTGCGCTTCCTGCCGGCCCTGCCAGGCTAGTGTCCAGCCACCCGAAAGGTTGGCCCGAGAATCAGCCGAAGGACCCACTACCAACAGGCGGCGCACTTTGCTGGCAGTCAAAGGCAGCGTGTTCTTCTCGTTCTTCAGTAGCACTATCGACTCGCGAGCAGCTTCCAAGGCCTGCTGCTTCAGCGTAGGGTCGCCGATGCGGTTGAGCCGGTCGGCCCGGGGCATGGGGTTCTCGAACATGCCCAGTTCGTCTTTCATTTGCAGCACACGGCCCGCCGAAAGGTCGATGCGCTCTTGGGTTAGGCGGCCTTCTTGCACCAGCTCCTTCACGTAGCGGCAGAAGTCGGTGGTGTAAGGCGTCATGGCCATATCCACACCCGCATCAATGCAGCGGAAAGTAGCTTCCTTCTCGTTAGGCGCGGTTTTCTGCACCGTTACCAGCCGGATAATGTCCTGCCAGTCGGTTACGGCTACCCCTTTGAACCCCATTTGGGTACGCAGCAAATCCGTGAGAATAGCCTTGGACGAGTGCACCGGCTCCCCATTGATTTCGCCGCTGTTAATCATCACCGACTTCAGACCAGCATCAATAGCTGCTTGAAACGAAGGGCGGAAAAACTCTTGCAGGCGCTGATCCGGAATTAGGGCGTTGGTCCGGTCCCACCCGTTGCGTGGGTCTGAGTAGCCCAGGAAGTGCTTGCCACAGCCGGCCACCTTGTAAGGCAGAATGTCCTTGTTGTTTTGCAGTTCGTCTACGTAAGCTGCGCCAAGTCGCGCCGCTACCAGTGGGTCTTCGCCGTAAGTTTCATACAGCCGCGGCCAGTACACGTTCACGCCCAGATCCAGCACTGGCGCAAACACCCAGATATGCCCCAAATCTGCCGACTCCATCACCGTAGCACGTGCTTCCTGACGGGCAAATTCCGCATTGAAAGTGGCTCCTAGGTTGAGGTTGTGCGGGAAAATAGAAGCTCCGGACACGTAGCTGGCCCCGTGCATATGATCGATGCCATAGATGACCGGGATGTGCAGCCGCGACTCGCGCATTGCAATCCTTTGCAAAGCACTCAAATAAGTGAACCACTGCTTGGGTGGTACGGCCTCCCCATTCAGGAAAGAGCCTACGCCATAGGTTTTGATGAACGGAACAAGTTTTGCCGAATCGAGGCTAACATCCTTTTGCTCACCCGTATGGTTGATAGCCGCATTGGTAATTTGGGTCATCTGCCCAATTTTCTCTTCCAACGTCATCTGCTTGAGCAGCGCAGCCACCCGCGGGCTCCATTGAGGAGCTACCGGCAAGGCAGCAGAGGCAGGAGTCGAGGAGACAGTTGTTGTGGGTGTGGTTACAGGAGCAGTGGTAACACCAGTGCGCTGACATGCCGCGGCCATTAGCGCAGCACCCAGTACCACTGGGGTAGCTAAGTAGCTAAAAGCATTAAGCCTCTTGTCAGGATGGTTTTTGGAAGCGTACGTGTTTTTACTCATGATCAATAAGGCCGAAGGAAGATAACAGGCAACTTGAGTGTACTCGAAAGCGTGGGCATTACCCGCACTGTCTAAGCTTGCTGGACTAGGAACATCATTCGTGCAACAAGCAGGTGGCCAGCAGATAGGAACCAGTGCGCATGCAAAGCGGAGAGTAGAATAGAGAGCGAACCAACAAGATGGAAACGCTAAAAGGTTTTAGCGTTTAATAGAAGCATAAGTGCGTCAGAATGAGGCTTCTAATAGAGGGGGAAATAGGAAAAGGAGAAAAACTGGTGACCAGAAAAATCAACCAGTTATAAGCAGGCTAGCTAGTTCATTCAGCTCAAGAAACTGAGTGGGCTAGAGAGCAAGTACTGTAATAGGAACGCTAAAATAGCAAACGTTTGCGTTCCGAATAACACTATAGCAAACTAAGGGCAAAATTTTGTACTAACCAAATAGATGATAAATATAATACTATTCATCCTTGAAAGCATGCAGCAACGAGGAGCCAGCTAGTCCGCTAGCTCCTCGTTGCTGCATGCTTACTTCACCGGATAGATACGTGCTGCCCAGCCACCACCATTGCTTAACTTGATGCTGACTTTGTCTTGAGCAGACACTTTGCGTACCACGCGCTTGTAATCCGTGGCGTCGCGGTTGGCGTTGATGCCATCCTGAAAAATTACGGCTTCGTAGTTGCCTGGACCCAGAAATGAGAAGTCTAGGGTCAACTCACGCGGATCCCAGTTGCTCATGGCGCCTACATACCAAGTGTCGCCTTTCTGGCGAGCCAGTGCTACGTACTCGCCCACTTTACCATCCAAGGCCACTGTCTGGTCGAACGTGGTAGGTACTTTCGCAATGAAGTCGGTGCTTTCCTGCTCTTTAAGGTAGGTAGTAGGGTTGTCGGCTAGCATTTGCAGTGGCGCCTCGAACACCACATACATGGCCAGCTGGTGGCAGCGCGTACCCTGGCTCATTGGCTTGGAGTTGTTGGGACGAAACTCGGTCTTGGTGGCGTTGCGCATGGCGCCGGGCGTGTAGTCCATGGGGCCGGCCATCATCCGGATGAAAGGCAGCGTCACGTCGTAGCGGGGTACGTCGTCGTTGGGAGTCCACTTATTGTTTTCCAGGCCTTTCACTCCCTCGTAGTTCACTACGTTGGGGTAGGTGCGCGTCAGGCCATCAGGCTTGTGCATGCCATGAAAATCAACCAGTAGTTTGAAGTCTGCGGCTTTCTGGGCCAGCTTGTAGGAAGAAGCGACCATCTTCTGGTCGTCGCGGTCCAGAAAATCAATCTTAAATCCCTTCACGCCCATTTTGGCATACTGCGAGTATGCAGCGTCCAACTTCTCGGTGATAGAGCGCCAGTTAGCCCACAGAATGATGTCCACGTTTTTCTGCTTGCCATATGCAAGCAGCTCAACCAGGTCCACCTTCGGCGAAATTTTCAAGATATCGGTTTCCTCGGACCAGCCTTCGTCCAGAATCACGTACTCTATCTTGTTGGCAGCCGCAAAATCGATGTAGTATTTATAAGTGGGCGTGTTGATACCCGCCACGAAATCGACGTGCGAGATATTCCAGTCGTTCCACCAATCCCAGGCCACCTTGCCCGGCTTGATCCACGATACGTCCTTCACTCTGGACGGTGCCGCCAGCTTGAACACCATGTCGTTGTTGGCCAAGTCTTTGTCGGTGGTGCTGACCACCACAATGCGCCACGGAAATGTGCGGGTACCACTGGTTTTGGCAATGTAGTTTTCTCGCTTGGGCACCACCAACTGCATGTTGTGAAAGCCACCCGACGTTTCCTCAGCCGGATACTTGGCAAAGTCGCTGTGCAAACCCGGCGACGCTTGCGTGCTGGCTTTGAGCAGCATACCCGGATAGTCTTCCACATCCGATTCCAGAAGCACCGCTTTTTTGTTGTCGCCGAGCGTAACCAAGGCTGGCAGGAAAGCGAGGGTGTCCTTTTTTACTTTGGTGATTTCTGAAAGCTTTAGCGGCGTATACAAGCTCTCAAACGAAGAGATGTACATGTCGGTGGGTACTCGCAGGTCGCGCACAAAGGGAATAAGAGCCGAATGGTCTTCGGCGAAGTTGAAGGCCGCGTCTTCGTTCAAGACGGTAAGCTGGCCTTTACGCTTGGTGAAGAAGCGGTAAGCCGCCCCATCATTGTAGGCGCGCACGATAACGCCGTACTTACCCTTGAGATTGATAGTTAGCTCGTTGTACGTATCAATTACCTGCTTTTTCTTGTATATCGGGGCGGCAATGGTGGTGTTAACGGCAGCTGTTTTCGCGCTTTCCACTACGGCGTTTTTGCCCAGCACCTCGCCACCCGCCAAAGTCAGCGAGATAGGCGACGGAGCTAGAACCGGGGTTGCTTCGTGCTGAACAGACCAACTCAGGACGGAGCCGGCTTGTACGGTTAAGTCAAGCTTGCCATCCGGTGATTTTACGTGGTAGGCTGAGTTTTTTTGTGCCCATGCAGCTGGACTCGTAAGCAGAAAGCAACTCAGAAGAAAAAGATTGCAGTTCATTGGGTGACAAGACGTTCGGTGGGGTTTGCCCTGAAGTACGGGGCAGGTATAAAGCAGAAAGGCAGTGCGTAGAGAATAGAGTATTTGCTGCGCTTGCAGGTGCCAGAAATAGCCTACGAAGTGAGCAAGGGTGTGCAGTACTATCCGGTAAGTTGATTTAATTCAAGAAAATCAACAATATTTACTAGCTAATACGTTTTAGCAATGATAGTAAAGTTATCGTCACTTGCATAGCACTTACCCGCAAAAAATATTGGAATCCAGTTGCAAATAGCCAACAAGCCTGCGTATGCAAGTAATTCAACAGCTGAACTTCTTGCGTAGTTGCGCCAACCCAGCAGGCTAGCGTACTAGCAACAGAAGCAACTGGGCGTTAGCCCGACTACAAGGCGTTCGTCTGCCTCGGTAGGGTGGCGGCTCATGCTGAGCTCCCAGGAGAGAAGCTGCCTTTATCCCGTTGTCTGCCTTCAAGTATTCCCACCATCTAAGTGCCCGACCTGCATATGAAACTTCCCTTACTTGCTCTTGCTACGTTGCTTCTGCACAACAGCCTGCCCGTGCATGCCACTATCCGGCTACCAGCCTTGGTGGGCGACCATATGGTGTTGCAACGCGACACTAAAGTGCCAATATGGGGGTGGGCTGCCCCCGGGGAGAAAGTTACCCTGACTTTTCAAGGAAAAACCTATGCAGCGGTGCCAGCTAGCACCGGCAAATGGCAAGTAACCTTGCCTGCTACGCCGGCTGGCGGGCCCTACACCATGACCCTGCGGGGCCAGAACACGCTCACGATTCAGGATATCTTGGTGGGAGACGTGTGGCTGGCATCCGGCCAGTCGAACATGGAGTTGCCCCTACGTGACCCCAATGCTCCCAAGCCCAATTCGTATCCGGTGGTTGTGCATGCCGAGCAGGAGGTGGCCGCGGCTAATTTTCCGCAGATACGGCAGTTCACGGTCAAGAAGCAGGTATCAAATCAGCCTCGGCTGGAAAGCGAAGGCTATAACTGGAAGCTGTGCAGCCCAAGTACCGCCGGGCAGTTTGCCGCTGTGCCTTATTTCTTCGCCCGCGACCTGCACCAGCACTATAAAGTGCCCATTGGTATCATCAGCAGCCCGTGGGGAGGCACCCCGGCCGAGGCGTGGGTGAGTGGGGAAGCGCTGAAGGTGCTGCCTGATTTTCAGGCCAAGGTAGTGGAGGTAGAAAAGCAGACAACTCCGGAAAACAACGACCCCAACACGCCTACCGGACTTTTCAACGGAATGATAGCCCCCTTGATTCCGTATGCGGTGAAAGGAATAATCTGGTACCAAGGCGAAAGCAACGCCAACCGTGCCGAGCAGTACCGTACGTTATTTCCGACGTTAATCAAAGATTGGCGAGGCCGCTGGGGCTATGATGTGCCTTTCCTGTTTGTGCAGCTCGCTAATTTCAAAGAAACGGAGCCGGAACCCGCCGAGTCTGATTGGGCGGAGCTGCGCGAAGCACAGGCGCTGGCCCTGACCTTGCCCCGCACCGGCATGGCCGTTGCTATTGACATCGGAGACGGCAAAGACATTCACCCCGCGAACAAGCAGGACGTCGGGCACCGGCTAGCATTGGTGGCGCGCAAGGTGGCGTACAACGACAAGCAAGTGGTAGCTGCGGGTCCCACTTTCCAGTCGATGCGCGTGACCGGCAACAAGGTGCAGCTCCGTTTCACAGATGCCGGCTCAGGCCTGCAGGTAAAAGGCAGCAACGGGGTGCTGAAAGGCTTTGCGGTGGCTGGCGCCGATAAGAAATTTCACTGGGCAACAGCAAAGCTGGAAGGCCAACAGGTGGTGGTAAGCAGTGAGGCCGTGCCTACGCCCGTAGCAGTGCGCTACGCCTGGGCCAGCAACCCCGAGGCCACCCTCTACAACCGCGAAGGGCTACCTGCTGCCCCGTTCCGCACCGATCAATGGGAAGGAGTTACGCACGGGAAAAAGTAAAGGCAGGGCCACCAGGCAACTGAACACCAAGCCGTGGCGGCTGACTAACTGCCACGGGTGGCCCGCCTGATTCTTAAGTAAAGTAGGCGCACAAGTATTACATAGCTTCAGTAGCTATAGCGCAGGGTTTAGTGGCAGCTTCCACAAAGAGGTGCAAGACAGACATGGTTCCGCCTACTCCACTCATTCACCAAGCAAGCAGTGGCGCGAGGTGCTTGGTAGTGAGTTGCAACAGTTAGCAGAACTATACAGTGCATTTCAACGAATAGGAGGGGAAGACCTCTTACCACCTGACGTTGCTACCCTATGAAACGCTCTAAACCTTCTGTTGTGCCACAAGCCCTTGCCAGTGGCTTGGCCGGCGCCGTTGTTCTTACGTTACTGCACGAAACCGTCCGCCACATACGCCCTGCCGACGCTCCTCGCATGGACGTGTTGGGCATGCGCGCCTTACGCAAGCTACTTGGCAAAGCCGAAGCCCCGCAGCCAGACAACGATACGCTGTTTAATCTGACAATGGCCGGCGACTTGCTCTCCAATGGCCTCTATTTTAGCTTAGTAGGCCGGGGCAAAAAAGCATGGCAGCGTGGAGCCGTACTGGGGGTGGCTGCCGGGGTAGGAGGGGTGCTGCTGCCCGGTCCGCTTGGGTTAGGCGAAGCGCCTAGCAACCGGACCCCACAAACCAAGCTCATGACAGTGGCCTGGTACACGATAGGGGGCTTGGTTGCGGCGGGTGCGTCGCGGGTGTGGAGCAAAGCGCGCAAACGCTAGCCGCTACCGCCGACAGCCTGAATTTCCCAGCTTTGCGACATCTTTGCGCGCATTATGGTGAAACAACTCCGCAAACTCCTCGTCCGGGCGCTTGGCTTCGAGCAATACATCCGCTTTGTAAGTGGGGTTTATTTGCGGCTGGTAGGTGCTGGGTGGGGCAAGAAAAAATATCCGGAACTGTTCTTCCTGGAAAAGATCATCAAGCCCGGCTTTGTGTGTCTGGATATTGGCGCCAACCTGGGGTACTATTCCGTGGCATTGTCGAAGCTGGCGGGGCTGGCGGGGCAGGTGCTGGCTGTGGAGCCGATTCCGGATTTTCAGGCTATCTGGCAAGATAATGTCAAGCGCAGTGGGGTCCGCAACCTCACGCTGCTGCCGTATGCCTTAGGGGGGCAGAATACCACCGTGCAAATGGGTACCCCTGAGCGCAATGGCCTGCTCCACCACGGCATGACCAAAGTGGCGGCCAGCAACCCCCATGAGCACTACGCCCGCACCTACGAGGTGCCCATGCGCGTCCCCGACGACCTGCTGGCCCACCTGCCCCGCCTCGATTTCGTGAAGTGCGACGTAGAAGGCTTCGAGTTCGAGGTGTTTCGGCACATGCAGGCGACGCTGCGCCGGTTTCAGCCCCTTATTCAAACCGAACTGAATGGGCTGGAAAACCGCCGCGCTGTGGTGAAATTGCTGGCCGAGTTAGGCTATAAACCATTTGTGCTGTCCTCGCGTTCTGAACTTGTACCTTGCTCCGATGCGCAGCTGGAAAGCGCCGTCACCGCTGATTTCTACTTTCAACCCCTCAACCCGGCCACCTGAGTGGCTTTCTGATGGTCAAATTCCTGCTGATATTCTTCCTCGTTTCCCTGGTTCTTCGCTTCGTATTGCCGGTGCTGATGCGCTGGCTGGTTGTACGGTTCGTGAAGAAACAGACGCAGCGCTACAGCCAACAGTTTGGCGCCAACCCTTTTGAAGCGCCCCGCCCCGAGCCCCGCAACACGGCTGCTGCCAACGGCCAGGTCCACGTCGATTATGTGCCGCCGAAACCACAGGCCAAACCCGCCAAGCATTTTGAAGGCGGCGAGTACGTGGATTTCGAGGAAGTGAAATAACTGAGTTACTGTCTAATCAAAAGCCTTCTGCTGTATAAGCAGAAGGCTTTTGTCGTTGAACGACAGGCCCCGGTACGCCGCTGCTAGAAGCCAATGCCTACCCGGAGCCCGGTACCCACGCGCTGGCCGGATTGTAAGCCCGTGTAGAAGTCGATGCGCAAAACTTTGAACACGTGCTCCAAGCCCACGCCTACCTCCACATAATGGCCGGCTTCGCGGGTGGTGAGGTAGTTGAGGGAGGCCACTTCCTGCCATTTCAGTCGCCGCAACAGCGGGATTTTGTTCAGGAAAAAGCCGTTGAAATGGTGGTTGTAGTGCGCCTCCAGGAAGTTGTGGCTGGTGCTGTAGCGGTAGTAGTCGAGCAGTTGAAACTGGCTGAAATCGGCTGCTAGGTAGGTGCGGTTGCCGCTGAAGTGGCGGAAGTCCATGAAGGAAAGTTGCGGCGTGCCCACAAAACCGCCTGCGGCCACCCTGTAGGTGCTAGTGCCCAGCAGCCCCATCCCAATGGACTGCCGAATACCTACCTCAAGGAGTGTGTAGCGCGCATCAGAGCCCACTAGGCCGCCTACGCCTTGTCGCCAAGTGCCGGTGAACGTCGGGGACTTCGAACCCAGATTGTACTTGCCATCGGGCCGGCTGATGTAGCGCTGGCCCGGACGGAAAGAGGCCGTTAGTTCGAAGGCCAAGGACTGGTTGCGGTTGAAACTGGTAGTAGGCAGTTCCTCATTCACGGGCTGGTTGGATGTGAAGGCTCGGCCTTCTTGATCCACCCACAAGTCGATGCTGCTGTTGTAAAGCTGGCGCCGGTCGTAGTAGCTCAGCGTGCCTTGCACGGTCAGGCCATTCACGGCTTCGGTCTGGTAGCTGAGTTGGGCACCGTCGCGGCGGTAGAGCTTGGCGTAATTGCGGTTCTCCAGCAGGGTGTAGTAGCTATTGATGAAGGGCGTGAGCTGGGTGTTCGGGTCGAAGTTTTCAATGAACCGGCCCGCCCGGAAGCTCACCCGGGCTAGCTTGGCGGGTTGATACTGCCACGTGGCCGAGAGGCTGGGGCTGAACAGTTCGTTGCTGAAGCCATAGCGCAGGGCGGGCGTGATAGAGTAGAAGCGTCGGTCATCGGTGCGCTGCGTGAAAGTGAACTCGGGGTGGATGACGGTGCCCTCAACGGTGTTGTAGTTGAGGATGTTGAAGACTGGCGCCACGTACCACTGCCGCTTCCGAAACGTGTTGGAATAGCTGTAGCCACCCAGCAGCAAAGATGTTGGTTGCAGCTTGTTGCGCACCCGGTCCAACGAATCCTGGTAGGGGCGGGAGTTACGAACCACCTCGGTGCTGTCCTTCACTTTGTAGTCTTTCTGCTCTTCTTCGGTGAGTGGGATGGGGCGCACCGAGTCCCAGTAGCTGGAATCCCGCTCGTTTACGCCTTTTTCTACGAGCATCACTTCACCGCGCTTCAGCTTCCCGATGCTCATGCCTGCGGTGTCGCGCTCGGCTAGCTTGGTTTGGCGGCGGACTTCCCGGTTTAGGCCCGCCAGCTTAGGCTTCTGCCTACGGATATCAGCCGCGGTTTCGCGGGTGATGGGCGCATCGGCGGGTTCGTTGGCCGTGACCGGCGGCGCTACGGTGGGCGCGGGGCGGTTGGGGTAGGTGGGCGTCACTTTGTAGTTGGACAGCACGGCCGTGAGGTAGCCGTTGCCTTTGAACCCAAACGCCGTGAAGCCCACCGTAATTTTCTGTGACTGAATCACCCATACATCGGAAGGCCCCGGCGCGGGCGCGAACAACTGTTCGATGTGGAAGCTGTCTACGTAGTCGAGCTGCGCATTCTTGTCTAGGTTCAGTGAAATGGAATGAATGCGCCAGGTACCCTCCACGATGTAGATGTGGCCGCTGGAAAAGACGGGGTCGGTGCGGCGCCGGGGCGTAACCCGGATTTTGTGCACCGTCACGCCGCCTTGCTGGGTGGTGCCTTCCAGCTCGTACTTGTAGAACAGCATAGCGCCGTCGGCAATCGGCGAGACAAAGCCCCGCTCGGAAAAGCCGCTTTTCAGCACGTTGTCGTAGAAGTTCAGGCCGGCCCCGCGTCCGGCTCGGTTGAAGCTGATGCCCTTGGTGTCGCCGCTCACGCGGGAGGAAATCATGCGCTCCTGTATCACGTTGGGCTGCCGGAAGGTCATGTCCGACACCGACTCGGAGAGGTAGAAAATGCCGGGCTTGAAGTCAGGCCCAACTTTCACCAACCCCAGAATCTTGCCGGGTACTTCCAGAAAGCGGGCCAGCGTTTTGATGTAGGCCCGGGCGCGGAAGGTGGCCACTTCGCGCCGATGGTAGCGCCGCCACTGCTGCGCTTGCTGAATAATAGCGTAGGCGGGGTCCCGGTCGGTGGAGCGCACCACCACTTCGCGCAGCTTGTAGTTGTCGGGTGTCAAGGTCACATCGAGCACAGTGACCGTGTCGCCGCCCGCCACTCGCACCGATTCAATGCGGGGCTTGTAGCCGACATATTGAAACACCAGTTCGTATTGCCCAGCGGGCAGGCGTAGCTGGTAATTGCCTTGCTCGTTGGTGGCCGTGCTGGTGGTCGTGGTCCGGACGGCCACGTTCGCGAAGGCCAGAGCAGCGCCTTGTGGATCTATCACGCGGCCCTTTACTACGCCAGCCGTAGCAGTGAGAGATACCAATACACAACAAATCAATAGAAAGTAACGGGGCATTCGATAAGGGGTTATTGCCAACAAGATAGATACAATAGGCCCGCAAAGGGTTGGCTCCTACCCGAGAAACCGATAGGTTGGGTGCAGAGTTTACGGGGGCAGCAAGAGGTTTTGGAGGCTAGCCAGCTGCCTAGCCAGTTGGCCGCCAACCCCAACGTGGTGAAGACACGCCGGGCAGGTACGGGTAGTTAGGAGCACAAAAAGTCATGGTTGGTCCGTAGTCCGCCGCCTTCGGGTAGTGCATGTAGCTGCCAGTCAACCTAGAACGAACAGCCCAGCTAAAAATGCACTTCCAGCACCAGTTTCGCGTTATCTTAGCCTATGAATCAGTTCGACAAAAAGAAGAAAACCTACACGCCCGGCGAAGCCCTCCACAAAATAGCGGCCTTCTGTGCCTATCAGGAGCGCAACCAGAAGGAAGTGGAAGGCAAGCTGCGCGAGTACGGCCTCGACGAAGACGAAGCAGGGGAAATCATCATCCGGCTGAGCCGCGAGAAACTGCTGGACGAGGAACGCTACGCGCAGGCCTTCGTGCGCGGCCACTACCGCAACAAGAAATGGGGTCGGCGCCGCATCACGCAGGAACTGAAGCAAAAAGGCATTTCCGAGTACTGCATTAAGTCGGGCCTCAAAGAAATTGATGGCGAC is from Hymenobacter tibetensis and encodes:
- a CDS encoding beta-glucosidase encodes the protein MSKNTYASKNHPDKRLNAFSYLATPVVLGAALMAAACQRTGVTTAPVTTPTTTVSSTPASAALPVAPQWSPRVAALLKQMTLEEKIGQMTQITNAAINHTGEQKDVSLDSAKLVPFIKTYGVGSFLNGEAVPPKQWFTYLSALQRIAMRESRLHIPVIYGIDHMHGASYVSGASIFPHNLNLGATFNAEFARQEARATVMESADLGHIWVFAPVLDLGVNVYWPRLYETYGEDPLVAARLGAAYVDELQNNKDILPYKVAGCGKHFLGYSDPRNGWDRTNALIPDQRLQEFFRPSFQAAIDAGLKSVMINSGEINGEPVHSSKAILTDLLRTQMGFKGVAVTDWQDIIRLVTVQKTAPNEKEATFRCIDAGVDMAMTPYTTDFCRYVKELVQEGRLTQERIDLSAGRVLQMKDELGMFENPMPRADRLNRIGDPTLKQQALEAARESIVLLKNEKNTLPLTASKVRRLLVVGPSADSRANLSGGWTLAWQGRQEAQYPQEVQTIYTALKQQYPTAQVETVPYQDATGKPQLGNVLAAARKADAVVLALGERPYAEGLGNTSDLTLPEDQQELVRTAQSAGKPTVLVLIGGRPNIIRTVVDRSQAVIWGGLPGFGGGQAIAEIISGKVNPSGRLPFTYPQFAGHISNYHHDNNENSLELSDFGAGFENRGTKYKSTMLTEYGEGLSYTTFRYASLQLSDSVLTGNGSIRATVRVTNAGTKAGKEAVLWFMTDEVGRITRPVRLLKHFEKREFKPGEGQELTFEIQPQRDLSYPDAQGNRVLEDGYFTLRVGDQIKRFRYAGSKALGATSPSTTTRALNSK
- a CDS encoding glycoside hydrolase family 97 protein; translated protein: MNCNLFLLSCFLLTSPAAWAQKNSAYHVKSPDGKLDLTVQAGSVLSWSVQHEATPVLAPSPISLTLAGGEVLGKNAVVESAKTAAVNTTIAAPIYKKKQVIDTYNELTINLKGKYGVIVRAYNDGAAYRFFTKRKGQLTVLNEDAAFNFAEDHSALIPFVRDLRVPTDMYISSFESLYTPLKLSEITKVKKDTLAFLPALVTLGDNKKAVLLESDVEDYPGMLLKASTQASPGLHSDFAKYPAEETSGGFHNMQLVVPKRENYIAKTSGTRTFPWRIVVVSTTDKDLANNDMVFKLAAPSRVKDVSWIKPGKVAWDWWNDWNISHVDFVAGINTPTYKYYIDFAAANKIEYVILDEGWSEETDILKISPKVDLVELLAYGKQKNVDIILWANWRSITEKLDAAYSQYAKMGVKGFKIDFLDRDDQKMVASSYKLAQKAADFKLLVDFHGMHKPDGLTRTYPNVVNYEGVKGLENNKWTPNDDVPRYDVTLPFIRMMAGPMDYTPGAMRNATKTEFRPNNSKPMSQGTRCHQLAMYVVFEAPLQMLADNPTTYLKEQESTDFIAKVPTTFDQTVALDGKVGEYVALARQKGDTWYVGAMSNWDPRELTLDFSFLGPGNYEAVIFQDGINANRDATDYKRVVRKVSAQDKVSIKLSNGGGWAARIYPVK
- a CDS encoding sialate O-acetylesterase, whose product is MKLPLLALATLLLHNSLPVHATIRLPALVGDHMVLQRDTKVPIWGWAAPGEKVTLTFQGKTYAAVPASTGKWQVTLPATPAGGPYTMTLRGQNTLTIQDILVGDVWLASGQSNMELPLRDPNAPKPNSYPVVVHAEQEVAAANFPQIRQFTVKKQVSNQPRLESEGYNWKLCSPSTAGQFAAVPYFFARDLHQHYKVPIGIISSPWGGTPAEAWVSGEALKVLPDFQAKVVEVEKQTTPENNDPNTPTGLFNGMIAPLIPYAVKGIIWYQGESNANRAEQYRTLFPTLIKDWRGRWGYDVPFLFVQLANFKETEPEPAESDWAELREAQALALTLPRTGMAVAIDIGDGKDIHPANKQDVGHRLALVARKVAYNDKQVVAAGPTFQSMRVTGNKVQLRFTDAGSGLQVKGSNGVLKGFAVAGADKKFHWATAKLEGQQVVVSSEAVPTPVAVRYAWASNPEATLYNREGLPAAPFRTDQWEGVTHGKK